One stretch of Monomorium pharaonis isolate MP-MQ-018 chromosome 10, ASM1337386v2, whole genome shotgun sequence DNA includes these proteins:
- the LOC105832665 gene encoding periodic tryptophan protein 1 homolog isoform X1, which yields MEANVIACTTWVKKGVAAAIPEKIELKPDELEKIIKETQATLENNSDDDSDEEIKTKTQYNVECKEEFSVAGTDEYNFKAYDNESGNMYCHISSLASFNGKSEDPLVTNDDEDSDKDDDIIKPDDNLVLFGHVEGDASILEVFVYNEREGSFYCHHDILLSSFPLCIEWLNYDPTNPKPSNLCAIGNMTPIIEVWDLDLLDCLEPAYKLGQKPSKKKNQKRIGHKDAVLDVSWNHNYTHVLASGSVDQTVLLWDLENGKPVNKLGPFDEKVQALKWHPQETHQLLIGCADKLVRIIDCMNEVPVIEWKASGEVERVLWNHYDQNYCIVSTDNGYIEYFDVRKSKPLWQIKAHEKEVTGLSLSTSCQGLLVSSSNDGVIKTWDIGKKSPTLIWEQMSNLGAIQCLAANPDNGFVFIVGGDNKEHNFKVLDLMKIPTIRERFMKRDASKNSMELRQEAMNITENIENMEIEDPGSSGTS from the exons atggaagCAAATGTCATAGCTTGTACTACGTGGGTGAAAAAAGGAGTCGCCGCTGCCATTCcggaaaaa ATTGAATTAAAACCCGACGAACTcgaaaagattataaaagaGACGCAGGCCACTTTAGA aaataattctGATGATGATTCTGATGAAGAGATTAAAACCAAGACACAGTATAATGTGGAATGTAAAGAAGAATTCTCAGTAGCTGGCActgatgaatataattttaaagccTATGATAACGAAT cTGGCAACATGTATTGCCATATTTCTAGTTTAGCTTCTTTTAACGGAAAGAGTGAAGATCCTCTTGTAACAAATGACGACGAAGATTCAGATAAAGACGATGATATTATCAAGCCTGATGACAATTTGGTATTATTTGGACATGTCGAGGGAGATGCTAGTATCTTGGAAGTATTTG TGTATAACGAAAGAGAAGGATCCTTTTACTGTCATcatgatatattattatcttcatTTCCATTGTGCATAGAGTGGCTCAATTATGATCCCACTAATCCAAAGCCAA GCAATTTATGTGCTATCGGTAATATGACTCCTATAATTGAAGTATGGGACTTGGATTTGTTAGACTGCTTAGAACCAGCCTACAAATTAGGCCAGAAACCTAGTAAAAAGAAGAACCAGAAACGCATCGGTCACAAAGATGCAGTTCTAGATGTGTCATGGAACCATAATTATAC ACATGTTCTTGCTAGCGGCTCAGTCGATCAGACAGTTTTATTATGGGATTTGGAGAATGGTAAACCAGTGAATAAACTAGGTCCGTTCGATGAAAAAGTGCAAGCACTAAAATGGCATCCACAAGAAACCCACCAATTATTGATAGGATGCGCAGATAA ATTAGTGAGAATAATTGACTGCATGAATGAAGTACCTGTTATAGAATGGAAGGCGTCGGGAGAAGTGGAAAGAGTGTTATGGAATCATTAtgatcaaaattattgtatt GTCAGTACGGATAATGGTTATATAGAATACTTTGATGTAAGAAAAAGCAAACCATTATGGCAAATTAAAGCTCACGAAAAAGAAGTTACAG gTCTATCTCTTAGCACATCCTGCCAAGGCTTGTTAGTCTCTTCTTCGAATGACGGTGTAATAAAGACATGGGATATAGGTAAAAAATCTCCTACGCTTATATGGGAACAGATGAGTAATCTGGGCGCAATACAATGCCTTGCAGCGAATCCGGATAATGGATTTGTATTCATTGTTGGTGGAGATAATAAAGAACATAATTTCAAAGTGTTGGATCTTATGAAAATACCTACga TACGAGAGAGATTTATGAAACGTGACGCATCAAAAAATTCCATGGAACTTCGGCAAGAGGCGATGAATATTActgaaaatatagaaaatatggAGATTGAAGATCCGGGATCGTCAGGCAcgagttaa
- the LOC105832665 gene encoding periodic tryptophan protein 1 homolog isoform X2, producing the protein MEANVIACTTWVKKGVAAAIPEKIELKPDELEKIIKETQATLENNSDDDSDEEIKTKTQYNVECKEEFSVAGTDEYNFKAYDNESGNMYCHISSLASFNGKSEDPLVTNDDEDSDKDDDIIKPDDNLVLFGHVEGDASILEVFVYNEREGSFYCHHDILLSSFPLCIEWLNYDPTNPKPSNLCAIGNMTPIIEVWDLDLLDCLEPAYKLGQKPSKKKNQKRIGHKDAVLDVSWNHNYTHVLASGSVDQTVLLWDLENGKPVNKLGPFDEKVQALKWHPQETHQLLIGCADKLVRIIDCMNEVPVIEWKASGEVERVLWNHYDQNYCIVSTDNGYIEYFDVRKSKPLWQIKAHEKEVTGLSLSTSCQGLLVSSSNDGVIKTWDIGKKSPTLIWEQMSNLGAIQCLAANPDNGFVFIVGGDNKEHNFKVLDLMKIPTTLINSTREIYET; encoded by the exons atggaagCAAATGTCATAGCTTGTACTACGTGGGTGAAAAAAGGAGTCGCCGCTGCCATTCcggaaaaa ATTGAATTAAAACCCGACGAACTcgaaaagattataaaagaGACGCAGGCCACTTTAGA aaataattctGATGATGATTCTGATGAAGAGATTAAAACCAAGACACAGTATAATGTGGAATGTAAAGAAGAATTCTCAGTAGCTGGCActgatgaatataattttaaagccTATGATAACGAAT cTGGCAACATGTATTGCCATATTTCTAGTTTAGCTTCTTTTAACGGAAAGAGTGAAGATCCTCTTGTAACAAATGACGACGAAGATTCAGATAAAGACGATGATATTATCAAGCCTGATGACAATTTGGTATTATTTGGACATGTCGAGGGAGATGCTAGTATCTTGGAAGTATTTG TGTATAACGAAAGAGAAGGATCCTTTTACTGTCATcatgatatattattatcttcatTTCCATTGTGCATAGAGTGGCTCAATTATGATCCCACTAATCCAAAGCCAA GCAATTTATGTGCTATCGGTAATATGACTCCTATAATTGAAGTATGGGACTTGGATTTGTTAGACTGCTTAGAACCAGCCTACAAATTAGGCCAGAAACCTAGTAAAAAGAAGAACCAGAAACGCATCGGTCACAAAGATGCAGTTCTAGATGTGTCATGGAACCATAATTATAC ACATGTTCTTGCTAGCGGCTCAGTCGATCAGACAGTTTTATTATGGGATTTGGAGAATGGTAAACCAGTGAATAAACTAGGTCCGTTCGATGAAAAAGTGCAAGCACTAAAATGGCATCCACAAGAAACCCACCAATTATTGATAGGATGCGCAGATAA ATTAGTGAGAATAATTGACTGCATGAATGAAGTACCTGTTATAGAATGGAAGGCGTCGGGAGAAGTGGAAAGAGTGTTATGGAATCATTAtgatcaaaattattgtatt GTCAGTACGGATAATGGTTATATAGAATACTTTGATGTAAGAAAAAGCAAACCATTATGGCAAATTAAAGCTCACGAAAAAGAAGTTACAG gTCTATCTCTTAGCACATCCTGCCAAGGCTTGTTAGTCTCTTCTTCGAATGACGGTGTAATAAAGACATGGGATATAGGTAAAAAATCTCCTACGCTTATATGGGAACAGATGAGTAATCTGGGCGCAATACAATGCCTTGCAGCGAATCCGGATAATGGATTTGTATTCATTGTTGGTGGAGATAATAAAGAACATAATTTCAAAGTGTTGGATCTTATGAAAATACCTACga CTCTTATTAATAGTACGAGAGAGATTTATGAAACGTGA
- the LOC105832666 gene encoding RING1 and YY1-binding protein, with protein sequence MNHSGSGKRQAKVLEENYWDCSVCTYRNTAEAFKCLMCDVRKGTSTRKPRINPQLVAQQVAQQQYVPLLKPGKKEGSGGSSTASGVKEKERKLDKLRRKNRHPPRLKNIDRSTAQSNEVTVNNVTVTITEYKPKVKKGSDQSSNASSEGGSQHDSNQDSRSLDVGTDA encoded by the exons ATGAACCATTCGGGAAGCGGAAAACGCCAGGCGAAGGTTTTGGAAGAAAATTATTGGGACTGCAGTGTCTGCACTTATAGGAATACAGCGGAAGCATTTAAGTGCCTCATGTGTGACGTCCGCAAAGGTACTTCTACGCGGAAACCCCGCATAAACCCCCAATTGGTAGCTCAACAG GTTGCGCAGCAACAATATGTACCACTTCTGAAGCCGGGCAAGAAAGAAGGGAGTGGCGGTAGTAGCACGGCCAGCGGCGTCAAAGAAAAAGAGCGCAAACTGGACAAATTGAGGCGCAAGAATAGGCATCCACCGCGTTTGAAAAATATCGACCGTAGCACCGCACAATCGAACGAGGTAACAGTTAATAATGTTACCGTCACTATCACGGAATATAAGCCCAAGGTGAAGAAGGGCTCGGATCAGTCGAGCAACGCGAGCTCCGAAGGCGGCAGTCAGCACGATTCGAATCAGGACTCAAGAAGCCTCGACGTAGGAACCGATGCCTAG